Proteins encoded together in one Triticum dicoccoides isolate Atlit2015 ecotype Zavitan chromosome 7B, WEW_v2.0, whole genome shotgun sequence window:
- the LOC119342197 gene encoding uncharacterized protein LOC119342197 isoform X4 gives MRMSYSPTMRIFLFLMKWTNCSLAGTVYVDGTTTMSTHDRKASIREINALYITENNSIVKHLNGAHIGMPRFILESLGCLMRSCSSAGRCKAQLRRGSSPVGRHSGATPARTEYCLGYNLPRNSVHMKEKKGIQYLALTLGAWATARTSTYRLQVPSFLYMVACEGRFLLLIQSSIMHNHLCTPVYPED, from the exons ATGCGCATGTCCTACAGCCCCACCATGcgcatcttcctcttcctcatgaAGTGGACCAACTGCAGCCTCGCCGGCACG GTTTATGTGGACGGCACCACCACAATGTCCACCCATGACAGGAAGGCCAGCATCAGGGAGATAAACGCTTTGTACATAACTGAAAACAATAGCAT CGTTAAGCATTTGAATGGAGCACATATAGGCATGCCCCGGTTCATTTTAG AGTCACTTGGTTGTTTGATGCGTTCGTGCTCGTCGGCGGGACGGTGCAAGGCGCAACTCCGACGCGGTTCCTCGCCGGTTGGACGGCATTCAGGCGCAACCCCGGCGCGCACTGAGTACTGCCTTGGCTATAACCTCCCTCG AAATTCAGTTCATATGAAAGAAAAGAAAGGCATACAGTACCTGGCATTGACATTGGGAGCATGGGCTACTGCTCGCACCTCTACCTACAGGTTACAGGTTCCTTCCTTTCTCTATATGGTGGCCTGCGAAGGAAGATTTTTGTTACTCATTCAG AGTTCTATCATGCACAATCATCTATGCACACCGGTCTATCCAGAAGATTAG
- the LOC119342197 gene encoding uncharacterized protein LOC119342197 isoform X6, with translation MRMSYSPTMRIFLFLMKWTNCSLAGTVYVDGTTTMSTHDRKASIREINALYITENNSIVKHLNGAHIGMPRFILESLGCLMRSCSSAGRCKAQLRRGSSPVGRHSGATPARTEYCLGYNLPRNSVHMKEKKGIQYLALTLGAWATARTSTYRLQVL, from the exons ATGCGCATGTCCTACAGCCCCACCATGcgcatcttcctcttcctcatgaAGTGGACCAACTGCAGCCTCGCCGGCACG GTTTATGTGGACGGCACCACCACAATGTCCACCCATGACAGGAAGGCCAGCATCAGGGAGATAAACGCTTTGTACATAACTGAAAACAATAGCAT CGTTAAGCATTTGAATGGAGCACATATAGGCATGCCCCGGTTCATTTTAG AGTCACTTGGTTGTTTGATGCGTTCGTGCTCGTCGGCGGGACGGTGCAAGGCGCAACTCCGACGCGGTTCCTCGCCGGTTGGACGGCATTCAGGCGCAACCCCGGCGCGCACTGAGTACTGCCTTGGCTATAACCTCCCTCG AAATTCAGTTCATATGAAAGAAAAGAAAGGCATACAGTACCTGGCATTGACATTGGGAGCATGGGCTACTGCTCGCACCTCTACCTACAGGTTACAG GTACTTTAA
- the LOC119342197 gene encoding uncharacterized protein LOC119342197 isoform X2 has translation MRMSYSPTMRIFLFLMKWTNCSLAGTVYVDGTTTMSTHDRKASIREINALYITENNSIVKHLNGAHIGMPRFILESLGCLMRSCSSAGRCKAQLRRGSSPVGRHSGATPARTEYCLGYNLPRNSVHMKEKKGIQYLALTLGAWATARTSTYRYFNCKCMLTEFYHAQSSMHTGLSRRLGRGPLCLGRQLPGGPHPACRKYT, from the exons ATGCGCATGTCCTACAGCCCCACCATGcgcatcttcctcttcctcatgaAGTGGACCAACTGCAGCCTCGCCGGCACG GTTTATGTGGACGGCACCACCACAATGTCCACCCATGACAGGAAGGCCAGCATCAGGGAGATAAACGCTTTGTACATAACTGAAAACAATAGCAT CGTTAAGCATTTGAATGGAGCACATATAGGCATGCCCCGGTTCATTTTAG AGTCACTTGGTTGTTTGATGCGTTCGTGCTCGTCGGCGGGACGGTGCAAGGCGCAACTCCGACGCGGTTCCTCGCCGGTTGGACGGCATTCAGGCGCAACCCCGGCGCGCACTGAGTACTGCCTTGGCTATAACCTCCCTCG AAATTCAGTTCATATGAAAGAAAAGAAAGGCATACAGTACCTGGCATTGACATTGGGAGCATGGGCTACTGCTCGCACCTCTACCTACAG GTACTTTAATTGTAAGTGCATGCTTACAGAGTTCTATCATGCACAATCATCTATGCACACCGGTCTATCCAGAAGATTAGGTCGCGGCCCTCTCTGCCTGGGCCGCCAGCTCCCCGGAGGGCCGCATCCGGCCTGCCGCAAGTACACCTAA
- the LOC119342197 gene encoding uncharacterized protein LOC119342197 isoform X1, producing MRMSYSPTMRIFLFLMKWTNCSLAGTVYVDGTTTMSTHDRKASIREINALYITENNSIVKHLNGAHIGMPRFILESLGCLMRSCSSAGRCKAQLRRGSSPVGRHSGATPARTEYCLGYNLPRNSVHMKEKKGIQYLALTLGAWATARTSTYRVLSCTIIYAHRSIQKIRSRPSLPGPPAPRRAASGLPQVHLSCRLPGGRNWKWMTKEKVHGGGQALKWEAELASPSGDGFDLK from the exons ATGCGCATGTCCTACAGCCCCACCATGcgcatcttcctcttcctcatgaAGTGGACCAACTGCAGCCTCGCCGGCACG GTTTATGTGGACGGCACCACCACAATGTCCACCCATGACAGGAAGGCCAGCATCAGGGAGATAAACGCTTTGTACATAACTGAAAACAATAGCAT CGTTAAGCATTTGAATGGAGCACATATAGGCATGCCCCGGTTCATTTTAG AGTCACTTGGTTGTTTGATGCGTTCGTGCTCGTCGGCGGGACGGTGCAAGGCGCAACTCCGACGCGGTTCCTCGCCGGTTGGACGGCATTCAGGCGCAACCCCGGCGCGCACTGAGTACTGCCTTGGCTATAACCTCCCTCG AAATTCAGTTCATATGAAAGAAAAGAAAGGCATACAGTACCTGGCATTGACATTGGGAGCATGGGCTACTGCTCGCACCTCTACCTACAG AGTTCTATCATGCACAATCATCTATGCACACCGGTCTATCCAGAAGATTAGGTCGCGGCCCTCTCTGCCTGGGCCGCCAGCTCCCCGGAGGGCCGCATCCGGCCTGCCGCAAGTACACCTAAGCTGCCGCCTCCCCGGGGGCCGTAATTGGAAGTGGATGACCAAGGAGAAGGTGCACGGTGGGGGCCAGGCGCTTAAGTGGGAGGCGGAGCTCGCCTCCCCCAGCGGCGACGGCTTCGATCTCAAGTGA
- the LOC119342197 gene encoding uncharacterized protein LOC119342197 isoform X5 — protein MRMSYSPTMRIFLFLMKWTNCSLAGTVYVDGTTTMSTHDRKASIREINALYITENNSIVKHLNGAHIGMPRFILESLGCLMRSCSSAGRCKAQLRRGSSPVGRHSGATPARTEYCLGYNLPRNSVHMKEKKGIQYLALTLGAWATARTSTYRLQVPSFLYMVACEGRFLLLIQVL, from the exons ATGCGCATGTCCTACAGCCCCACCATGcgcatcttcctcttcctcatgaAGTGGACCAACTGCAGCCTCGCCGGCACG GTTTATGTGGACGGCACCACCACAATGTCCACCCATGACAGGAAGGCCAGCATCAGGGAGATAAACGCTTTGTACATAACTGAAAACAATAGCAT CGTTAAGCATTTGAATGGAGCACATATAGGCATGCCCCGGTTCATTTTAG AGTCACTTGGTTGTTTGATGCGTTCGTGCTCGTCGGCGGGACGGTGCAAGGCGCAACTCCGACGCGGTTCCTCGCCGGTTGGACGGCATTCAGGCGCAACCCCGGCGCGCACTGAGTACTGCCTTGGCTATAACCTCCCTCG AAATTCAGTTCATATGAAAGAAAAGAAAGGCATACAGTACCTGGCATTGACATTGGGAGCATGGGCTACTGCTCGCACCTCTACCTACAGGTTACAGGTTCCTTCCTTTCTCTATATGGTGGCCTGCGAAGGAAGATTTTTGTTACTCATTCAG GTACTTTAA
- the LOC119342197 gene encoding uncharacterized protein LOC119342197 isoform X3 yields the protein MSTHDRKASIREINALYITENNSIVKHLNGAHIGMPRFILESLGCLMRSCSSAGRCKAQLRRGSSPVGRHSGATPARTEYCLGYNLPRNSVHMKEKKGIQYLALTLGAWATARTSTYRVLSCTIIYAHRSIQKIRSRPSLPGPPAPRRAASGLPQVHLSCRLPGGRNWKWMTKEKVHGGGQALKWEAELASPSGDGFDLK from the exons ATGTCCACCCATGACAGGAAGGCCAGCATCAGGGAGATAAACGCTTTGTACATAACTGAAAACAATAGCAT CGTTAAGCATTTGAATGGAGCACATATAGGCATGCCCCGGTTCATTTTAG AGTCACTTGGTTGTTTGATGCGTTCGTGCTCGTCGGCGGGACGGTGCAAGGCGCAACTCCGACGCGGTTCCTCGCCGGTTGGACGGCATTCAGGCGCAACCCCGGCGCGCACTGAGTACTGCCTTGGCTATAACCTCCCTCG AAATTCAGTTCATATGAAAGAAAAGAAAGGCATACAGTACCTGGCATTGACATTGGGAGCATGGGCTACTGCTCGCACCTCTACCTACAG AGTTCTATCATGCACAATCATCTATGCACACCGGTCTATCCAGAAGATTAGGTCGCGGCCCTCTCTGCCTGGGCCGCCAGCTCCCCGGAGGGCCGCATCCGGCCTGCCGCAAGTACACCTAAGCTGCCGCCTCCCCGGGGGCCGTAATTGGAAGTGGATGACCAAGGAGAAGGTGCACGGTGGGGGCCAGGCGCTTAAGTGGGAGGCGGAGCTCGCCTCCCCCAGCGGCGACGGCTTCGATCTCAAGTGA